The following are encoded in a window of Methanobrevibacter ruminantium M1 genomic DNA:
- a CDS encoding TMEM175 family protein codes for MNTNRFETFFDAIIAIIITVLVLKLSQPAAPTVPAFLALNARFITYAICYLALFIIWYDNHNLFQVVEEINNTVLIIYAIQMFAISLLPYFATWVALNVNSIAAETMFGIDFLAILILYVLSIYAVYRADPYNCGISKNNFRKIYCYIPIIIVLIGIFNKLYSLYSRNICLHSDCTDLLAFLFKTSKT; via the coding sequence ATGAACACTAACAGATTTGAAACATTTTTTGATGCGATTATAGCAATCATAATCACAGTTCTTGTATTAAAGTTATCACAGCCTGCAGCTCCTACCGTTCCTGCATTTTTAGCCTTAAATGCAAGGTTTATAACTTATGCAATCTGTTATTTGGCCCTTTTTATCATTTGGTATGATAATCATAATTTATTCCAGGTAGTTGAAGAGATAAATAATACTGTATTGATTATTTATGCCATTCAGATGTTTGCAATTTCTCTTCTTCCTTATTTTGCTACTTGGGTGGCATTGAATGTGAATTCAATTGCTGCTGAGACAATGTTTGGAATCGATTTTCTTGCAATACTTATTCTTTATGTATTGTCTATTTATGCGGTTTATAGGGCTGACCCCTATAATTGCGGAATATCTAAAAACAATTTCAGAAAGATCTATTGCTATATTCCGATTATAATCGTTCTTATAGGGATTTTTAATAAGCTATACAGTTTATACTCCAGGAATATTTGTCTGCATTCTGATTGCACTGATTTGCTGGCTTTTCTTTTCAAGACTTCAAAGACCTGA
- a CDS encoding TMEM175 family protein, with the protein MCWLFFSRLQRPDDGSTERFEAFIDAVIAIVITVIVLEIPMAVDGSWGALLDIKLEFIVYAVSFIVCFNFWNYNNNVFSMVNKIDHKVIWSIGIAMFFLSLIPYLTTFVALNPDAFLPSFLYGLDFIIVAILTIFTINALKNSDKANIALQIALADNQPYVTTIVFVLFGMIVGYFIYPLAIVIACLFSIITLWLISYYKKHG; encoded by the coding sequence ATTTGCTGGCTTTTCTTTTCAAGACTTCAAAGACCTGATGACGGTTCAACCGAACGGTTTGAAGCATTTATTGATGCAGTTATTGCCATTGTGATTACAGTGATTGTCCTTGAGATTCCAATGGCTGTAGATGGATCTTGGGGAGCTTTGCTTGATATAAAATTGGAATTTATTGTTTATGCAGTAAGTTTTATCGTTTGCTTTAACTTTTGGAATTATAACAATAATGTTTTTAGCATGGTAAATAAGATAGATCATAAGGTTATCTGGTCAATAGGCATTGCAATGTTTTTCCTATCTTTAATTCCTTATTTGACTACATTCGTTGCCTTAAATCCTGATGCATTCTTGCCTAGCTTCTTATATGGTTTGGACTTTATAATCGTTGCTATTTTGACAATTTTTACTATAAATGCTTTAAAGAATTCGGATAAGGCAAATATTGCTCTTCAGATAGCATTGGCAGATAATCAGCCATATGTTACAACAATCGTATTTGTATTGTTTGGAATGATCGTTGGCTATTTTATTTATCCATTGGCTATTGTGATTGCATGCTTGTTTTCAATAATTACTCTATGGTTAATTTCTTATTATAAAAAGCATGGCTAA
- the fbp gene encoding fructose-1,6-bisphosphate aldolase/phosphatase, producing the protein MKTTVSVIKADIGSVSGHCVSHPALMEKCDEVLANALETGILEDYYITRCGDDIDLIMTHRNGELNEEVHKTAYDAFIQATEIARDLKLYGAGQDLLSDTFSGNVKGMGPGCAEMEFKERRSDPVIVYCMDKTEPGAFNLPIFKIFADPFNTAGLVIDPSLHDGFSFEVFDVMEHKKVVLDCPEEMYDLLALIGSTGRYVIKRVFKKNGEIAAAVSTDKLNMLAGEYVGKDDPVAIVRAQSGFPANGECVEPFAFPHMVSGWMRGSHNGPMMPTSQEEANPIRFDGPPRVVGLGFQVTDAKLVGPVDLFDDPAFDETRRQSANIATYIRRHGPFEPHRLPSEEMEYTSLPGVMEKLEPRFEDMDDD; encoded by the coding sequence ATGAAAACTACTGTAAGTGTAATCAAAGCGGATATTGGAAGTGTTTCCGGACACTGTGTATCTCATCCTGCATTAATGGAAAAATGTGATGAGGTTTTAGCTAATGCTTTAGAAACTGGAATTCTTGAAGATTACTATATAACCCGTTGTGGTGACGACATTGATTTAATCATGACCCACAGAAACGGTGAATTGAACGAAGAAGTTCACAAAACTGCATATGATGCTTTCATTCAAGCAACTGAAATTGCAAGAGACTTAAAATTATACGGTGCAGGTCAAGACTTATTATCTGACACTTTCTCTGGAAACGTTAAAGGTATGGGTCCAGGCTGTGCAGAAATGGAATTTAAAGAAAGAAGAAGTGACCCTGTAATTGTATACTGTATGGATAAGACTGAACCTGGTGCATTCAACTTGCCTATATTCAAGATCTTTGCAGACCCATTCAACACTGCAGGACTTGTAATTGACCCAAGTTTACATGACGGATTCAGTTTTGAAGTCTTTGATGTAATGGAACACAAAAAAGTAGTATTAGACTGTCCTGAAGAAATGTACGACTTACTTGCATTAATCGGTTCCACTGGAAGATACGTAATTAAAAGAGTATTTAAGAAAAACGGTGAAATCGCAGCAGCAGTAAGTACTGACAAATTAAACATGTTAGCTGGTGAATACGTTGGTAAAGACGACCCTGTAGCTATTGTAAGAGCTCAATCTGGTTTCCCTGCTAATGGTGAATGTGTAGAACCATTTGCATTCCCTCACATGGTAAGTGGATGGATGAGAGGTTCCCACAACGGTCCTATGATGCCAACCAGCCAAGAAGAAGCTAACCCAATCAGATTTGACGGACCTCCTAGGGTTGTAGGTTTAGGTTTCCAAGTAACTGATGCTAAATTAGTCGGTCCTGTAGACTTATTTGACGACCCTGCATTTGATGAAACCAGAAGACAATCTGCAAACATTGCAACCTACATCAGAAGACACGGTCCATTCGAACCACACAGATTACCATCTGAAGAGATGGAATACACTTCATTACCTGGCGTAATGGAAAAATTAGAACCTAGGTTCGAAGATATGGATGATGACTAA
- a CDS encoding zinc-ribbon domain-containing protein produces MSFCPNCGVERKEGSHFCHHCGYDYREANSSGMGSSSSSDSQVNQNPSFNSQVNQSSTYNVPTKQNPHNFAKITGYILSFLIPVFAIVIGIYLILSKNEEVHKHGIIIIGISIVVQILSMIFMMG; encoded by the coding sequence ATGAGTTTTTGTCCAAATTGTGGAGTGGAACGAAAAGAAGGAAGTCATTTTTGCCATCATTGTGGCTATGATTATAGAGAAGCTAATTCATCTGGGATGGGCTCTAGTTCTAGTTCTGATTCACAAGTAAATCAGAATCCTAGTTTTAATTCTCAAGTAAATCAAAGTTCTACTTATAATGTCCCAACAAAGCAAAATCCTCATAATTTTGCTAAGATCACTGGTTATATATTGTCCTTTTTAATACCTGTATTTGCAATCGTAATTGGTATATATTTGATTTTATCTAAAAATGAGGAAGTTCATAAACATGGAATAATTATTATCGGAATTTCTATAGTTGTTCAAATACTTTCTATGATTTTTATGATGGGTTAA
- a CDS encoding GNAT family N-acetyltransferase: protein MILKTARLILRPWKEEDAECLYHFAKNPKIGPIAGWPPHKSVEESLEIIKTIFAKKETYAITINDKAIGCVGLLFYPDTNHKWENEGVELGYWIGEEYWGQGLVVEACNELIRHAFEDIDINKIYASFKYENHQSKRVLEKLGFKYYCDLKNKDYTGEEFYEIAMFLEKK from the coding sequence ATGATTTTAAAAACAGCACGACTTATTTTAAGACCTTGGAAAGAGGAAGATGCAGAATGCTTATATCATTTTGCTAAAAATCCAAAGATTGGACCTATTGCAGGATGGCCACCACATAAAAGCGTTGAAGAGAGCTTAGAGATTATAAAAACTATTTTTGCAAAAAAAGAAACTTATGCAATTACAATAAATGATAAGGCAATAGGATGTGTAGGGCTTTTATTCTATCCAGATACTAATCACAAGTGGGAAAATGAAGGTGTAGAATTAGGCTATTGGATTGGAGAGGAATATTGGGGCCAAGGATTAGTAGTAGAAGCATGCAATGAACTCATCAGACATGCCTTTGAAGACATTGATATAAATAAAATTTATGCTAGTTTTAAATATGAAAATCATCAATCTAAAAGAGTTTTAGAAAAATTAGGATTTAAATATTATTGTGATTTAAAAAATAAGGATTATACCGGAGAAGAATTCTATGAAATAGCTATGTTTTTAGAGAAAAAGTAA
- a CDS encoding DUF357 domain-containing protein, which produces MKDLESEEKIAIDIAKLERNLNQVEDIKFEGKEKEVYDRAIDYWNDSKYYLEKKDTRTAFGCIEYSHGLLDALRMIHGLI; this is translated from the coding sequence ATGAAAGATTTGGAAAGTGAAGAAAAGATAGCAATTGATATTGCCAAACTTGAAAGAAATCTTAATCAAGTTGAAGACATCAAGTTTGAAGGAAAAGAAAAGGAAGTTTATGATAGGGCAATAGATTACTGGAATGATTCAAAATATTACCTAGAGAAAAAAGACACAAGAACTGCTTTTGGTTGCATTGAATATAGCCACGGCTTGTTAGATGCGCTAAGAATGATTCATGGATTAATTTAA
- the pgsA gene encoding archaetidylinositol phosphate synthase, with translation MLESLRPFLTKILEPIASRLNINPNIVTIISPFLAIISAYFFATGNLIGGALFILLSGFLDVVDGAVARYHNRSSPFGAFLDSTMDRFADAIIFIGIIFGGYCNWFVGVLAIHSAITVSYVKARAESQGVECNTGIAERAVRLIILMVGAVIAFIFNSDIIFTYFIYILVVLSYFTVGQRVYHVWKELNKKKIPQRRL, from the coding sequence ATGCTTGAAAGTTTAAGACCATTTCTCACAAAAATATTAGAACCTATAGCCAGCCGATTAAATATAAATCCAAATATTGTAACTATAATTTCGCCATTTTTAGCTATAATATCTGCATATTTCTTTGCTACAGGGAATTTGATTGGCGGAGCATTATTCATACTTCTTAGCGGATTTTTAGATGTTGTTGATGGAGCTGTAGCAAGATACCACAACAGATCAAGCCCATTTGGTGCATTTCTAGACTCTACAATGGACAGATTTGCAGATGCAATCATATTCATTGGAATAATCTTTGGAGGTTATTGTAATTGGTTTGTTGGAGTTTTAGCAATCCATTCAGCAATTACAGTAAGCTATGTAAAGGCAAGAGCCGAATCACAAGGAGTTGAGTGCAATACTGGAATAGCCGAACGTGCAGTTAGATTGATAATTCTTATGGTGGGAGCGGTAATTGCATTCATATTCAATTCAGATATAATTTTCACATACTTTATCTACATACTTGTAGTTCTTTCATACTTTACAGTAGGCCAAAGAGTTTACCACGTCTGGAAAGAGCTAAATAAAAAGAAAATCCCACAAAGAAGATTGTAG
- a CDS encoding L-threonylcarbamoyladenylate synthase, whose protein sequence is MKIFKMNPENPDMDLIDEAIDIMAQGGVILYPTDTVYGLGANIFNNQAVQRIYKIKHRERSKPLSVLVSDIESLELIAHLDDHSREVVNKWLPGPFTFILNKQKTVSPYVSSSTKVGVRIPDNKIARELASIFPITTTSANIANEETLSNPHDILKQIGDCIDLAIDVGDLTGGKPSTVIDLTSAKPSLVRKGLISNDLESIKEDIGDMDSNKNDIDDMNL, encoded by the coding sequence ATGAAAATATTTAAAATGAATCCTGAAAATCCAGATATGGATCTTATAGATGAGGCTATTGACATTATGGCTCAAGGAGGAGTTATATTATATCCTACAGACACTGTCTATGGCTTGGGAGCAAATATTTTCAATAATCAGGCTGTTCAACGAATTTATAAAATTAAGCATAGGGAAAGATCAAAGCCATTATCTGTTTTGGTTTCGGATATTGAAAGCTTGGAGCTTATCGCTCATTTAGATGATCATTCACGTGAAGTGGTTAATAAATGGCTTCCAGGACCTTTTACTTTTATTTTAAACAAGCAAAAGACTGTTTCTCCCTATGTAAGTTCAAGCACTAAAGTAGGTGTTAGGATTCCAGATAATAAGATTGCAAGAGAATTGGCTTCCATTTTTCCAATAACAACTACAAGTGCAAATATTGCAAATGAAGAGACTTTATCTAATCCACATGACATATTAAAACAAATTGGTGATTGCATTGATTTGGCTATTGATGTTGGAGACTTGACTGGGGGAAAGCCATCAACTGTGATTGATTTGACTTCTGCTAAACCTTCTTTAGTTAGGAAAGGACTAATTTCAAATGATTTGGAATCTATTAAAGAAGATATTGGTGATATGGACTCTAATAAAAATGATATTGATGATATGAACTTATAA
- the radB gene encoding DNA repair and recombination protein RadB yields the protein MKILSTMQDYEKISTNSPLDELLDGGIDKRTITQIYGPPGVGKTNVSLNIAVNVARSGKKVIYIDTEGGISVERIKQISGEDFDNVAKNIVVFEPTSFKEQEEDLELIEDWLASNNSEVELIVLDSAVALFRVEDDKSRSHLLGKQMQQLAKFAVDYDLAVLVTNQIYASFEEDSDEMAPVGGTIIQYRSKIIIELKREEGSSERIAILKRHKTRREGLAIHFSITNNGIE from the coding sequence ATGAAAATTTTATCTACTATGCAAGATTATGAAAAAATATCCACTAATTCTCCTTTAGATGAATTGTTAGATGGGGGAATTGATAAAAGAACTATCACTCAGATTTACGGACCTCCAGGTGTTGGAAAAACCAATGTTTCCTTAAATATTGCAGTTAATGTTGCAAGAAGTGGAAAAAAGGTAATCTATATTGATACCGAAGGGGGAATCTCTGTTGAGAGGATTAAGCAAATATCTGGTGAAGATTTTGATAATGTTGCTAAAAATATAGTTGTCTTTGAACCGACTTCATTTAAGGAACAGGAAGAGGATTTGGAACTGATTGAAGATTGGCTAGCTTCTAATAACAGTGAAGTGGAATTAATCGTTCTTGATTCTGCTGTTGCATTGTTTAGGGTTGAAGACGATAAGTCAAGATCACATCTTTTAGGTAAGCAAATGCAGCAGCTTGCTAAATTTGCAGTTGATTATGATTTGGCTGTTTTAGTGACAAATCAAATCTATGCCTCCTTTGAGGAAGACAGTGATGAAATGGCTCCTGTTGGTGGAACAATCATTCAATATAGGAGCAAAATCATTATTGAATTGAAACGTGAAGAAGGAAGCAGTGAAAGAATTGCCATTTTAAAACGCCATAAAACCCGAAGGGAAGGATTAGCTATTCATTTCTCAATTACAAATAATGGAATTGAATGA
- a CDS encoding pyridoxal phosphate-dependent aminotransferase, whose amino-acid sequence MIQKKKYAKAAKIIPEGYKSANQFFESVFQDKEMIWMGQNTNELHIGHNEEVHKAMIDCIESDEYCKYPPPEGFTELQSLILKDLDLEDLSIYINAGATESLYLAMNAVLSDTDNVITPDPGYLIIDNFASRFAGEVRAVKIYSEENNYKLTPKLVRENMDENTRVILLIDPLNPLGSSYTEEEIKEFAEIAKENDLFLLHDITYRDFAQKHTLAAKYAPDNTITCYSFSKIFGMAGLRLGAIVSTQEVIDVVKSIIINDVGTSMVAQAGAIAALKTKPQWIDRVKDTTFENQKIIKEAVDQCEGVFLPVYPSSGNMMGIDLSGAGIDSEDMSQYLIDRKVFTRQGSYTSNTFGHKYLRVSYSIDPEKVKVFAREFVLAVEALRTK is encoded by the coding sequence ATGATCCAAAAGAAGAAATATGCAAAGGCAGCAAAGATTATTCCAGAAGGTTATAAATCTGCGAATCAATTCTTTGAATCTGTTTTTCAAGATAAAGAAATGATTTGGATGGGTCAAAACACAAATGAATTGCATATTGGTCACAATGAAGAAGTTCATAAGGCAATGATTGATTGCATTGAAAGTGACGAATACTGTAAGTACCCACCTCCAGAAGGATTTACAGAGCTCCAATCTTTAATTTTAAAGGATTTGGATTTGGAAGACTTAAGCATTTATATTAATGCAGGGGCAACAGAATCTTTATACTTGGCTATGAATGCCGTTTTATCTGATACAGATAATGTAATAACTCCAGATCCAGGATATCTTATCATTGATAATTTTGCAAGCAGATTTGCCGGTGAAGTAAGGGCTGTAAAGATTTATAGTGAAGAAAACAATTATAAATTAACTCCAAAGCTTGTTAGAGAGAATATGGATGAAAATACTAGAGTAATTCTTTTAATTGATCCATTAAACCCACTTGGAAGCTCTTACACTGAAGAGGAAATTAAGGAATTTGCAGAAATTGCAAAAGAAAATGATTTATTCTTATTACATGACATAACTTATAGAGATTTTGCACAAAAACATACTCTCGCTGCAAAATACGCTCCAGACAATACTATAACCTGTTATAGTTTCTCTAAGATATTTGGTATGGCAGGTCTTAGATTAGGTGCTATCGTATCAACTCAGGAAGTTATTGATGTTGTCAAAAGCATTATCATTAACGACGTAGGTACAAGCATGGTTGCACAGGCTGGTGCAATTGCAGCCTTAAAGACTAAGCCTCAATGGATTGATAGGGTTAAAGACACCACTTTTGAAAATCAGAAGATCATTAAGGAAGCTGTGGATCAGTGTGAAGGTGTTTTCTTGCCAGTCTATCCGTCAAGTGGAAATATGATGGGAATTGACTTATCCGGTGCAGGAATCGACTCAGAAGACATGTCTCAATATCTAATTGACAGAAAAGTCTTTACAAGGCAAGGATCCTATACAAGCAATACCTTTGGTCATAAATATTTAAGAGTAAGTTACTCAATCGACCCAGAAAAGGTTAAAGTATTTGCTCGTGAGTTTGTTTTAGCTGTAGAAGCTTTAAGAACTAAATAA
- a CDS encoding ribosome biogenesis/translation initiation ATPase RLI — MSRISILDKDKCQPKKCNTVCMHYCPGVRMDEDTIVIDEKTKKPLISEELCSGCGICTNRCPFGAISVINLPEALDDPIHRYGQNSFELFGLPSLKEGTVLGLLGQNGIGKSTIMRILSGELIPNLGNYEEEATWDKVIEYYKGSSLQNYFKALQAGEIKTIHKPQMVDQLSKVVQGNVKTLLSNVDERGKLDEIIDDLDLKNVLERDMQNLSGGELQRVAIAATVLREGDFYYFDEPTSWLDVRQRLNAVKVIRSLAEAGKSVLVIEHDLATLDALSDNVHLLYGEPGGYGVVSGNKGVRVGINAYINGFLQEENVRIRKQAIEFSIRPPTPEDDGEVLSEYSDLKKEYDGFTLEAEAGKIYHDEIVTAFGSNGIGKTTFAKILAGVEKPSEGNILEKVEIAYKPQYIESDFDGTAQDFLFANAPTYGSNIFNSEIGKPLALENLLDKKVKKLSGGELQRLALAVTLSQDADTYLFDEPTAFLDVEQRLIAARVIRKIVESRNAASLIIDHDIVFIDYISDRAMVFSGEPGLNGKASKPADLRTSMNQFLGDLDITFRRDKETKRPRVNKYDSYLDREQKEQGEYYYLKE; from the coding sequence ATGAGTAGAATTTCTATTTTAGACAAGGACAAGTGCCAACCAAAGAAATGTAACACAGTATGTATGCACTACTGTCCTGGCGTACGTATGGATGAAGATACAATTGTAATTGATGAAAAGACTAAAAAACCACTTATTTCCGAAGAGCTATGTTCTGGATGTGGTATCTGCACCAACAGATGTCCATTTGGTGCAATCAGCGTTATTAACTTACCTGAAGCATTAGATGACCCTATCCACAGATATGGTCAAAACAGCTTTGAACTCTTTGGACTTCCAAGCCTTAAAGAAGGCACAGTGCTTGGTTTGCTTGGTCAAAACGGTATCGGTAAGTCTACAATCATGAGAATCCTATCTGGAGAGCTCATTCCAAACCTTGGAAACTATGAGGAGGAAGCCACTTGGGATAAGGTAATTGAATATTATAAAGGTTCATCCCTTCAAAACTACTTTAAGGCGCTCCAAGCAGGAGAAATTAAGACCATCCACAAGCCACAAATGGTGGATCAGCTCTCTAAGGTAGTTCAAGGAAATGTAAAGACCCTTCTTTCAAATGTGGATGAAAGAGGCAAATTGGATGAAATAATCGATGACCTTGACCTTAAGAATGTGCTAGAGAGAGACATGCAAAACCTAAGTGGAGGGGAACTTCAAAGAGTGGCAATAGCTGCTACAGTTCTTCGTGAAGGAGACTTCTACTACTTCGACGAACCAACATCATGGTTGGATGTTCGCCAAAGATTAAATGCAGTTAAAGTAATTCGTTCCCTTGCAGAAGCAGGCAAATCCGTCCTTGTGATTGAGCACGACTTAGCTACATTAGATGCATTAAGTGACAATGTCCACTTATTATATGGTGAACCTGGAGGATACGGTGTTGTAAGTGGAAACAAAGGTGTTAGAGTAGGAATCAATGCATACATTAACGGATTCCTCCAAGAGGAAAACGTAAGAATCCGAAAACAGGCAATTGAATTCAGCATTCGTCCACCTACCCCTGAAGATGACGGTGAAGTCTTAAGCGAATACAGCGATCTTAAAAAGGAATATGACGGATTTACACTTGAAGCGGAAGCTGGAAAAATCTATCACGATGAGATTGTAACTGCATTCGGTTCAAACGGTATCGGTAAGACCACATTTGCCAAAATATTGGCAGGAGTTGAAAAGCCAAGTGAAGGAAACATTTTAGAAAAGGTTGAAATTGCATATAAACCACAATACATTGAATCTGACTTTGATGGAACTGCTCAAGACTTCCTTTTTGCTAACGCCCCAACATATGGATCCAATATCTTCAACAGTGAAATCGGAAAGCCACTTGCACTTGAAAACCTATTGGACAAAAAGGTTAAGAAACTAAGTGGAGGGGAACTTCAAAGACTTGCCCTCGCTGTAACCTTATCACAGGATGCAGACACCTATCTTTTCGACGAGCCAACTGCTTTCTTGGATGTAGAGCAAAGACTGATTGCAGCAAGAGTAATCAGAAAGATAGTTGAAAGCAGAAATGCAGCTTCACTTATCATAGATCACGATATCGTATTTATTGATTATATTTCAGACAGAGCTATGGTCTTTAGCGGAGAGCCTGGACTTAATGGTAAGGCATCTAAACCTGCAGACCTTAGAACAAGCATGAATCAGTTCTTAGGAGATTTAGATATTACATTTAGAAGAGATAAGGAAACTAAACGTCCTAGAGTAAATAAATATGATTCTTATCTTGATAGAGAGCAAAAAGAACAAGGAGAGTATTATTACTTAAAAGAATAA
- the pth2 gene encoding peptidyl-tRNA hydrolase Pth2, with protein MKQVMVVRTDIKMGKGKIAAQCCHAAIGAYKQADKEKIRKWENEAYAKVVLKAPTLQDLYNLREIARANGVAYYLVTDAGRTQLPKSTVTVLGLGPDEDDVLDKITGDLKLL; from the coding sequence ATGAAACAGGTAATGGTTGTAAGAACAGATATAAAGATGGGAAAAGGTAAGATAGCTGCTCAGTGTTGCCATGCTGCTATAGGTGCTTATAAGCAAGCGGATAAGGAAAAAATAAGAAAGTGGGAAAATGAGGCCTATGCAAAAGTGGTTTTAAAAGCACCTACATTACAGGATCTTTATAATTTAAGGGAAATTGCAAGGGCAAATGGTGTGGCCTATTATTTGGTGACAGATGCTGGCAGAACCCAATTGCCAAAATCCACTGTGACTGTTTTAGGATTAGGTCCTGATGAAGATGATGTTTTAGATAAAATAACTGGTGATTTGAAGTTATTATAA
- a CDS encoding DUF4013 domain-containing protein yields the protein MGNDFLLIIASLIIMIFIFGYGSVITKDVIRGGKKLPKIYIKECTIYGIKCVIVALIYSAVQTLVMVDLSHRFLFPEFELEHALTDITGTLQMFTANNPILIGEYVVISIILTYIFVFFMEISLARLADGGKLLESFNLLAIKRCIDTIGWKKYTIDYTKLLLAITILTYLQYGFQFLGFFDYITDLIFGLLVFIIQFIGIGQIYKIYKIKKYSNLDRPTKKSV from the coding sequence ATGGGCAATGACTTTTTATTGATAATTGCCTCGTTAATCATAATGATTTTCATATTTGGATATGGATCAGTCATAACAAAGGATGTGATAAGAGGGGGCAAGAAACTGCCTAAAATATACATTAAAGAGTGCACCATCTATGGAATTAAATGTGTTATAGTGGCACTCATATACTCTGCAGTTCAAACCTTAGTTATGGTTGACCTTTCCCATAGATTCCTTTTTCCAGAATTTGAATTAGAGCATGCCCTTACAGATATAACTGGAACATTACAAATGTTCACTGCAAATAATCCTATATTGATTGGCGAATATGTTGTAATAAGTATAATATTAACCTATATTTTTGTGTTCTTTATGGAAATTTCACTTGCAAGACTTGCAGATGGGGGAAAATTGCTTGAATCATTTAATTTGCTTGCAATCAAACGATGCATAGACACTATAGGCTGGAAAAAATATACAATTGATTATACAAAGCTTCTTCTTGCAATAACTATTTTAACTTATCTCCAATATGGATTCCAATTCTTAGGATTCTTCGATTACATAACAGATTTGATTTTTGGCCTTCTAGTCTTCATAATCCAATTTATTGGAATTGGGCAAATCTATAAGATATATAAAATTAAAAAATATAGCAATCTGGATAGGCCGACAAAAAAGAGTGTTTAA
- a CDS encoding alpha/beta hydrolase fold domain-containing protein: MSNKKSFLAKIEEIILMQTKPDYMDSYEKVNDLIKERLNAQEKPPKSALFKSTYLNGTQIFHYGNSQSKNLIVYIHGGAFINEIGFQHHFFCSYISKKLDAYVISPVYPLAPKHSCNETFNQITDLYKSLIEENKSNGDNKNNNYNNSNNNKSIYLMGDSAGGGFVLSFCQYLKTVNLPQPDKIVVYSPWVDISMDDSPYDNESDPILGEIGLREIGKSWAGELDTKDYRVSPLFGDNSGLAPILIFAGDNEIFYKDILKYYEKLKEDNVDARLVVGSGMFHIYPLFPSPEASEAFKELKKEFE; this comes from the coding sequence ATGTCAAATAAAAAGTCATTTCTTGCAAAAATTGAAGAGATTATCTTGATGCAAACAAAACCTGATTATATGGATTCCTATGAAAAGGTAAATGATTTAATAAAAGAGAGATTAAACGCTCAAGAGAAGCCTCCTAAAAGCGCCTTATTCAAAAGCACATACTTAAATGGAACACAGATATTCCATTATGGAAATAGCCAATCAAAAAATCTGATTGTTTACATTCATGGAGGGGCCTTTATAAATGAAATAGGATTCCAGCATCACTTCTTCTGTTCATATATTTCTAAAAAATTAGATGCTTATGTAATCTCTCCAGTTTACCCTTTGGCTCCTAAGCATTCCTGCAATGAAACCTTTAATCAAATAACTGATTTATATAAGTCTTTAATTGAAGAGAATAAATCTAATGGAGATAATAAAAATAATAACTATAATAACAGTAATAACAATAAATCCATTTATCTGATGGGAGACTCTGCTGGGGGTGGATTTGTCTTATCATTCTGCCAATACTTAAAGACAGTCAATCTTCCACAACCTGATAAGATAGTGGTTTATTCTCCATGGGTAGATATTTCAATGGATGATTCTCCTTATGATAATGAATCCGATCCGATCCTTGGTGAGATAGGCCTTAGAGAAATAGGAAAGTCATGGGCTGGAGAATTGGATACAAAGGATTACAGAGTAAGCCCATTGTTTGGAGACAATTCTGGCTTGGCTCCAATACTTATCTTTGCTGGAGACAATGAGATATTCTATAAGGACATATTGAAGTATTATGAAAAGTTAAAAGAAGATAATGTTGATGCTCGATTGGTTGTAGGAAGTGGCATGTTTCATATTTATCCTCTATTTCCTTCCCCAGAGGCAAGTGAGGCTTTTAAAGAGCTAAAAAAAGAGTTTGAATAA